One Marinibacterium anthonyi genomic region harbors:
- a CDS encoding hypothetical protein (putative conserved protein) translates to MGKLRKPRILRSRGGSLLMIATLLLGSGILRLAIEAGPALARAGEDKAGTADSHDQANMSGHAEPTGDVPDRAGFQQMLDAFREREARLADRERAIEERAHAVEIADKAVSEKLQELMDAEAALRETLSLADGAVEKDIERLTVVYETMKPKEAAALFEEMAPEFAAGFLARMRPESAAQIMTGLSSEAAYTISVVMAGRNAKAPRQ, encoded by the coding sequence ATGGGAAAGCTGCGCAAACCCCGGATATTGCGGTCGCGCGGCGGCTCTTTGCTGATGATCGCGACGCTGCTTTTGGGGTCCGGCATCCTGCGGCTGGCGATCGAGGCCGGACCGGCGCTGGCGCGGGCCGGTGAGGACAAGGCGGGCACAGCCGATTCGCACGATCAGGCCAACATGTCCGGGCATGCCGAACCGACGGGTGACGTGCCGGACCGTGCCGGTTTTCAGCAAATGCTGGATGCTTTTAGGGAACGCGAGGCAAGACTGGCCGACCGTGAGCGTGCGATCGAGGAGCGCGCCCATGCGGTGGAAATTGCCGACAAGGCTGTCAGTGAGAAGCTTCAGGAACTGATGGATGCCGAGGCGGCCCTGCGCGAGACGCTGTCACTGGCGGATGGCGCGGTCGAGAAGGATATCGAACGGCTGACAGTGGTTTACGAGACGATGAAACCCAAGGAAGCGGCAGCATTGTTCGAGGAAATGGCGCCGGAATTCGCTGCCGGTTTCCTTGCCAGGATGCGCCCTGAATCCGCGGCCCAGATCATGACGGGTCTCAGTTCCGAAGCGGCCTACACGATCAGCGTCGTCATGGCCGGCCGCAACGCCAAGGCGCCCAGGCAATAA
- the fliL gene encoding Flagellar FliL protein, with amino-acid sequence MTDAAAEPTEEPAKGGKGPLIIGLVLALVGAAGGYFAVSAGLLPFGPKAVTHAVENHEELDVTPTEDIEFIAVPGMVISFTGGGRRLLLRFSAELEVSKAYKADVEVLLPRIVDVLNGYLRALEVSDIDDPMALTRLRAQMLRRIQIVTGRDMVRDLLIMEFVLN; translated from the coding sequence ATGACGGACGCCGCCGCAGAACCGACGGAAGAACCAGCCAAGGGGGGCAAGGGCCCGCTGATCATCGGCCTGGTCCTGGCGCTCGTCGGCGCGGCGGGCGGGTATTTCGCCGTGAGCGCCGGCTTGCTGCCCTTCGGGCCCAAGGCCGTCACGCACGCGGTCGAAAACCACGAGGAACTGGACGTCACCCCGACCGAGGACATCGAATTCATCGCCGTGCCGGGAATGGTGATTTCCTTTACCGGCGGTGGCCGTCGCCTGTTGCTGCGGTTCTCGGCCGAACTTGAGGTCAGCAAGGCCTACAAGGCCGATGTCGAAGTTCTGCTGCCGCGTATCGTCGATGTCCTGAACGGATATCTGCGTGCGCTCGAGGTCTCGGATATCGACGATCCGATGGCGCTGACGCGCCTGCGGGCACAGATGCTGCGCCGCATTCAGATCGTCACGGGTCGCGACATGGTGCGCGACCTTCTCATCATGGAATTCGTACTGAACTAG